The Oncorhynchus mykiss isolate Arlee chromosome 5, USDA_OmykA_1.1, whole genome shotgun sequence DNA window gagcacctattggtagatgggtaaaaaaaataataataaaaaaaatatatataaatgaaatggagctaagcacaggcaaaatcctagaggaaaacctggttcagtctgctttccaccagacactgagtgatgaattcacctttcagcaggacaataacttaaaacacaaggcctgGAGAATCAATTATGGAGCTGTTTATcaagacagtgaatttttacaGTTGTGGCTTAAacctgcttgaaaatctatggtaaaACATGAAAATGGTTGtcgagcaatgatcaacaaccaatatgACAGAGCTTGAACATTTTTGTAAAGAATAATGGGCCAATActacaatccaggtgtacaacGCTCTTAGATGCTTACCCAGAAACTcagttgtaatcactgccaaaggtgattctagcaTGCATTGActgaagggtgtgaatacttatgtaaatgagctaTTTCTGtacttaattttcaatacatttgcgtacattttgtgtgtaaatgggtgagaaaaaaaactatttaattcatttttaattccagctgtaacacaacaaaatgtggaacaagtcaagaggtatgaatacttgaATACCACCGTAAGTGGTCAGCTATAGAGACCTCCTCACTCAGATACCATCGAACACAGCATACATGACAGGCTGACTGAGGGTCCAGCATTGCAACGGagtgcatagtaagtcttaaaaAACACAACATACCGTGTTTTCACATACAGCAGTGACATGCAAGAAAATGACACTTTGGTGCTGAAATAATCACTATGTGGAAGCATTCATTGTTGAATTACTGTTGTTTCAATAATATCTTATGGAATCATAAACATGTTCAGTGACTGAAGTGATCTGTACACCAACATTGTCTAACTATATGCAAAACGGGGCAAAATGTTAAAAACACATGCCACTAGAGAACTGGGGAGATTATTCCACCACTTTGGGCTCATCTAAAAATGGAGAAAAAGCAGAGAATTTAAAAAGATTGCACTCTACTGGCAATGTCGAAGTTCTACCATCTCATTTGTATCTTACCATATCTGATGACAACTTTATCCATGTCAAACTAATTCCAACATTTCCATAAGGGATATGTCATGCATAGATTGTACAAGAGGTCTGCAGCCGCACTAGGCTATACGCTTGGTATTAAAATTCATTTGTAAGTGCCAGTAATTCATACAATTTCACAATGACATTGCAATGCACTTATTTAAAAGGTGTTTGTTTCTCTATGAATGATATTACTTTACAAAATATGATAACCATTTCCTTTTTGGTGTTCTGAAAATGAGATCTGTAAATCTATTACCATATAAAAAGAAACAAACGTGATTTTGATTTCAGCTTCAACACTGTATCATCCCCTTTGCTAAACACATATATTAGAAACATTTAGTTACATTACGTTTTTAAAAGCTCTTCACCAGTTGTGGTAACTGGGAGACATTTTACAATGAATCATTTGTGAGGACTTAATAAAACAAATAGATTGTTCAGCAACAACTAATTCTATTAATGTGCAACTTGTGTCGCACCTACAATGTTTGCATTGAGAAatcaacagacacacatgcatactATGAATGTAGAAAACCTTTTTCATCTCAATAAACCTCTCCTATACAGGTTTCCACTGAAAACATGAATGTTCCTAAACTGTCCACATTGATGAGTGGTACAGACAAACATAGTCAAGTACTCTGCTCTGCTGAAATGTGGGGACCAGGAGTCACCCTTTGAAATGTACAACCATCCATAAACACCCCCTCCCACTTACCTCTGCATTAAACGTGAGTCTTTTCAAATGGTGGAGATGGAGAAACACAGGTACCTAGGCAAACAGACCTGTACATCAGAGGCCTGAGACAGAGCATGCTATGACTAGAAACATGAGCATGCATTACAGAGTGACAATAAGGGAGCTTCCCCCAGAAGGGTGTCCAGGCTCCAGTCACGTCTCTATACAAGTCATGGAGCTCTTCCAACAGTCCCGTCCacctaaaaaaacaaaaacattggtGGCTGCCACAACATAACATAGCAGTGAGTGAAGGGTGGGCTTGAGGGCGGACTGCAAGTCGAGTCACTAGCATGCCCCAACCCTCGCGCTTAAAAACCACACGGCATCAGGAAAGAGCCTCATCTTCTCCCACGAAGGGCAGGTCCATACTTCTCATGCCCTCCATGCTCGCTTGTTTCCTAGGAAACAGATCGGAGGAGCAGAATTTAATACAGCCATCAGTGCTAAGTACCTGTGTCAATTCTATCACTGCAGAGATGGTTAGTTAACCTCCGTTTAGCTGGGAAACTCAGTTGAACCATTTACTTGTTACATAACTGGAGAGAGCAAGCAGAGGGAACTTAGCAAGCTGTTAGTCGAACATTCAggtcatacacacacaaaaaacatgaaAGTAATTCACTGGTATGTCCTTGGGCGAGGGAGGAGGCTATTGTTGTGCTGCATGCAGAGGAATCAGAAAcccatgtatttttatttttaccagATACTTTAGCCAAATTGAATTCAGGGTTTTCACAGGCAAAGTGTTTAGGCTACAATTATGTAGTACTTGGCCAAGGATTGAGTCAGGCTGGTTGACCTTGATCATGTTATGAAGTTCATTACAATCAGAGTTTAGACAATGAGATTCTAAGTTGACGGTTTGTGCTCATTGCTGTACAGTACACACTTGGCCAAAAACACCTACATTTGCGCTCGGTAGTAGGCAACCCCACTTCATAACAGATACTAGTGCAGTTGGGGATCAGCAAGAGGTTCCCAGACATGCCTTCAAGTACCCCTGTGTATTGGCTATAATTATTTAATTGACTCCATGTTAAACTGTTACACAGGAGCACTTGACAAACTAACACCATTCATGCCTATGGACTTAAGTGTGTTTCATATCACTTAAATAGTACTGAGATAGATAGGCAAGCAAGGCCGTGGCAGGCCCATAGTCTTCTACCTTCTTTGGTTACTATGAATGTAGCAGTATCTCACATTGGCCGCTCTCCCTTTGCTGGTgggcaggagaggggggagacagataAAGAGGCTGCCACAGCAAGTGCCGGCAAGCATATCATTGGTCGCGCAGGGAGAGAAGAAATCTTAACACTCTCTATGTGACATCCTACTTTTATTGAATGAGAATAAAAAGGAGCATCATTTTGCAAGATCAGATTAGTTAGGAAAGTTGCCCATGTACAAAAAAGCCCGTAGCAGAGCTTCTCCAGAGTTATATgaagctacatgacatttattaAAAACCACCAACTGCTTCTCAGAGTTAGGGGGAATTCCTTTTCAATTCCAGTCCATTCAAGAAGTACattgaaattccaattctcttcaatgcttttcaatgaggaacatttggaattggaattttggttttgaccccaaccctgctgctTTTAGAGTTGCAAAATTCTGGCAACTTTCCctaaattcccaggttttccagaaaaaGCAGAAAATCcagaatcttccaaccaggatttctggaaaaaacGGGAATTTGGGTAAAGTTaatggaattttgcaaccctaagtGCTTTTAAAATACTTTTCATCCACTGACTAGAGAGCAGTGTAAAAGGCCTAAGAGGGGGACTTACGTGAGCATGTGTCCCGGTGCAGATAGACTGGTGCCTCTGTCCTCGGTCCTCTGACGGCCCCAGTCAAAGGGGTTCCCAAAGGAGCGCTTCCTCAGCATGGTCCTCACCAGGATCTACAGACACAGACATCAGTCGTCTGACCACACAACTCTGAGTGATATTGTATTGTGTCAGTGGCTTTTTAGGGGAACATCATCAGATTTCAGACTGTATTATGTCCTGGGCTTTTTGAAAGGGCTATACCATAGAGAATGAAACACGTCACAGGGTGGCTATGAGCAGATCATTCATTGTCCATAGTCCTACTTTCACTTTTCTTGGTTATAGTTGAAACAAAGTATTTTATTAGTTAGATATTTAGCAACACTTTATATCAAGTTGCACTCACGTCATAATAACCCTATAACTTCTTCGGTAGCAACAGTTTAATTACCGAATTCTATGACAGTAAGGTAGATGAAATAATCAAAGAGCTGAAAGGAAAACATATTAAACCAATAAATGAACATTCGTAACAGGGTATCTTTTGTGAACTGCAAAGTATGACCTCATGTCCCAGGACAGCAAGAAACTGCCTGCAGTAAAATGAGCCTGAGTGTGAATTCTGAGCCTTTCATCCAGTGCTATCATGTTTAATCTAGTGTTAAAGGCAGGGCAGTGTGgcctgtgtgtgtcctcctccCACCACTCACCACAGTGGCCAGACTGGGGATGTGTTTGACAGagttctccacctcctcctcggTCACCTCAATCAGCATGGAGCAGTTATCATCCTCCAGAGGGAGGGGTTCCGCTCCGTGCCTCGTCACCCACGGGTGCACCTGGAAGGAGCAGAGAGACAATCTCAACATCATgtaagcacacacatacacacaaatgtatTAATCAGGAATAAAATAATGGATTTCTGAAACATTGCTTGAGATTACTTacttcgacacacacacacacacacacacacacacacacacacacacacacacacacaatattaagATAATCACAAAGAAGCAAACCTTAATCTGTGGTATTGATATCCTGCTCTCTGGATTCTTGTCCAGCATCTTCAGTAGCAGATCTTTCAGATCGTCAGATATGTCTGCACTGTAGGGTCACAACAAGAGGAATACTTATGCTTATGGTCATCCATTTGGAATGGATCATATTACTCCCAGTAGAGTTGAATGGAGTACTCACTGCTCTGGCAGCTCCACTGGCTGGGTCTTGATCTTCTGATGAAGACTAAGGATGCGTTCATCCATAAAGGGACACTGTTGATGTGAGTAAAATTACAGTTCACTCAGTTGTCAAAAGTGAACATGTTAGGTGAACAATGATGTATCAAAATGTAAACGTTAAACTGTTCAGTATCAGTGTTAAACCTGACCTTGCATTATGCGATGTGGATTGTGAGGTTATATGTGCATCACAGTTAAGGAAAGAGGTTAGAGGTTTACCACTCCAAACACGAAACAATAGAGCGTCACTCCCATGGCCCAAATATCCAATGCCTACAAGAAGAAACAGAAATGGACTTAAACCCATATCATTCAGTTGTTCCATACGAGTTGCCCTATGGGAATTCCAGAGGAAAATATTGAATTTCCAAAGAGCCCTCCAGAGGGTGACATTCACCTTGCCAGAGAAGTTCTTCCTGGTCTCGGAGAGGGTCTCTGGGGCGAGGAAGGCGGGCGTGCCCACCGTGCTGGTCAGAAGGGCGTCTGCCCCCTCAAACTGGTTACTGACCCCAAAGTCAGCGATCTTAATATGACCGTCCTCCCCAACTAGGAGGTTAGAGGGCTTGATGTCCCGGTGGATGATCCTCTGGTAATGCACTGGAAAAGCACAACAACACATGTAACCGGCATCACTGTGCTGCTAACAGTATCGCTTCCTTCACTGTCCCTGTCCATGGCTCGAACTAGTTACTCTCTGCTCGCAAACACCTGTGAATGCCTGCTTGGCAGCATACTAACCATTTGCGCCACTGAAAAGGATCCGATTTAATGCCGCAATTAGCAACATTTCAAGCTATGGGTGAGTTTATTTTGTACGATCTCAATCTGTTACATACACGCCTTAGTATAATACATCCTGATGATACAGGTACATAAGGATTCTTACCTTGTCTGTTAGTGAAGGGAGGTTAACTAAGTAGtataagggagagggagagaggttttgAGTGCTGCTTCTAGTGCCCATACAgtgcatctccctccctccacatctctGTCTGTACTGCTCTGGTAGAATACAGAGCTAGTGGTAAGTCTTGGGGTGCTTCCCAAACTGAACAattttccctatatagcgcactactttgaccagagcaccATAGGCaccataggctctggtcaaaagaaaatgtaatgtaaagtctctggtcaaaagtagtgcactatatagggaataaggtccTGTTTGAGTGCAATAATGCCTCTAAAAGCCACTGAGATGATGTGCGTCGGGGAAAGAAGGCAGTGGGCGTctaaagagaggtagagacagttcTGAGATTAGAGAAGAGAACCCACTCACAGAACTCAATCCCCCTGAGCAGGTCTTGGAAGTAGAACCGTGCCTGGTCTTCATTCAGCGGCTTGTCTGTGGGCATCTCTTCCATCACAGCCCTACGCACGTAAACatacccacagacacacacacagagagagcgttACAGTAGGGCACTGTATAATCTGCGATGCTGAGAACGCGGACGAAATCACGCCATCCAGACATTAAAACGGAATTCAACAATGTCAAAAAAAAATATTGAGTATACTAgagaatcaactaaatgtattgaacatgaaatcaactaaatgtattgaacatgAAAACTGGGAAAAAATGAAACCTGGAAAGAGAACTGACTTTTGGGAAAATtacagattttatagggccctatgtCAGTGCTTCAGAGATTAGGCTCATTCCAGCCTGTAATGATTACAGTAAAAAAACTTAACTTACCCCTGTTTGACCAGCTCAAACACTGTGAACAGAACAAAGATGCCATCATTACtacaacatcatcatcaacaacgcTATTTAGAATAGCTTCGGGAAATAATTTAACTTGTGTGTAGGTCTGATTAGGACGTGAgtgggacgtgtgtgtgtgtgtgtgtgtgcggattGCCAGGCAGAGCGAGAATCAGGCCAATCTTACCCATGTACAGATGGTCCTCACCAGGGTCATCCAGAACCTGGCAGGAGAAGAAAGCAGGTGAGAGGAACACTACTAGCAGTCAGTGGTAAACACAAGTAAACGTGCAATCACTGACAGGGTTGAGGACACAGTGCAGACTAAGCAGTCTCAATGATATTGTATAATGTATTGGCAGTACACAAGGAGTTTGAGTTAAGAGGACCAACACCATCCAAATTGCAGAGCCTCACCTCTACTAGTTTCACAACATTGGGATGGTCCAGCTTTTTCAGGATGGCAATCTCCTGGTAGACCCGTTCCAGGGGTCCTTTGGGCTGAGGGGGGCCTTCAGGGGCTGCTTTGGCGCCGCGGGGGGGTGGTCTCCCTGCAGGTGGACAGGAGCAAAGAGAGTGTAGTGGCCTTGTTAGTCTACAGCAGCAGAATCCCAAAGTAGTGTACTAGCTAGTAGAGCCGGGTGATATGGACAAAAAGTCATATTGTGATAAatgtaactacactgaacaaaaatataaaacgcaacatgaaacaatttcaaagattttacaatTAGAGttcatattaaaaaaaaaatctgtcaatttaaataaattcattagggcctaatttatggATATGCATCAGATATGCATCAGTTGGTcagacacatttaaaaaaaaaatatatatatatatatatatatatatatatatatatatatatatatatatatatatattttttttttaaccaggaagggctcattgagatttaaaacatatttttcaagagcgtcctggccaagataggcagcaccaagtcattacaaaaattacaccaagtcattacaaaaattacagacaaacaacatgaaaaactacaagtaatctagtaaaaaccatagaattcacaagagtataacaaaatcaaaaacatcaaattaaaaacattgaaaggtcagggaatcagtctcttcatcagtgatttaaaaataccaatcgggacaagttcttccagtttaaaagtattttgcaaggcgttccaagacgatggcgcagagtacataaaagcccttttaccaaattcagttcagatatttggaacagttagcaggataaagtccagcgaacgaagagagtacccaccacatttctgaacaataaaaatggccaaataaaaaggtagtaaaccccaaatggctttgtaaataaaagtataccagtgactgagcctacgagtgactagagaaggccagcaaaccctggtatacaaagtgtagtggtgcgtaagggttttgcagtttaaaataaatctcaaagtgccatggtaaagggtgtcaattgatctcaaaaacatcatcaattaaaattccaagatatttatatgaggttacaacctcaatatccttgccctgacaggtagtaagtaataggtgaaaggttcagaggtctatttcttgctttagaaaacaccattagtttagttttgtcagtattgaggataagcttcaattgacacaaggtatgttgaacagtataaaaagcagtttgcaagttttggaaagcttttgtaagagacgaggcacaacagtaaataacagtatcattagcataaaaatgaagttgcgcattttagacatttttgtctaaatcatttatataaatagtgaataagagaggactgagtacagagccttggggcgcaccattcaagacagacaatttaacagacataagcccatcaaaatgagtgcactgagttctatcagacagatagttagcaaaccatgcaactgcatgctctgaaagacctacactcaacaatctctgccttagtatagcatgatcaactgtatcaaaagccttagagagatcaataaaaagtgagacacagtgctgttttcagtgatatcatttaaaacgttcatggctgctgtaattgtgctatgcttcttcctgaaggccgattggtacattgataaaatagagttagtaaataaaaagtattttagctgttcactcacaagggtttcaagtattttcaccaggggtgacagctttgagattggcctataattatttaaaagagttggatctcccccttttaaaagttGTAGGagaaatgctgatttccagattttctgaatttcattacattccagggttaaataaaaaaaacttttaaagAAGTGGGggcgtagatcagaaaaccagccagtatctggtgtgaccaccatttgcttcatgcagcgtgacacatattcgcatagagttgatcaggctgttgattgtggcctgtgtaaTGTTGTACAACTCTTCAATGGCTATGTGAAGTTGCTGCATATTGTCGGGAACTAAAACACACTGTCATGCACGTCGATCCAGGGTatcccaaacaggctcaatgggtgacatgtctggtgagtgcgCAGGtcttggaagaactgggacattttcagcttccggttattgtgtacaaatccttgcAACATGGGCCGTGCAttataacactgaaacatgaggGGATGGTAGTggttgaatggcacgacaatgggcctcaggatctcgtcacagtatctatGTGCATTCAAATAGCCATAGCTAAAATgccattgtgttcgttgtccgaatcttatgcctgcctataccataaaCCCACCGCCATCACGGGGTACTTTGTTCACAAAGttcacatcagcaaaccgcttgcccaaaCGATGCCATGCATGTTGTCAGCTGAAACggggattcatctgtgaaaagcacacttctccagcgtgccagtagccatcaaaggtgagcatttgcccagtAAAGTCAGTTTACGACGCTGatctgcagtcaggtcaagaaccTGGTGAGGACAATGTACACACAGATGAGTTTGCCTGAGAAggtttctgaccgtttgtgcCTGGGTCGTTGGTCTCAGAAGATCCCACAGGTGTAGAatccagatgtggaggtcctgggctggcatggtgtgacggccctgaattattCTGAACAGTCTCAGTGCTTAtccttccaatagggtgctttccctttaattcccaattaaatagccagcatcagctgcgcaaagtggggttgtgatggagacgtgaatgaggatgtgttcaacccTCAGTTCCGAAGCTTCTCTATTCGGTTTTGTTGCCgttaaacgtgtgttttgtagcctaagaatttacccaggatcggatccactctttgcgtccgtggactacacctctccgttcttcgtggcctttctccgctggagatctgttggcggattggattgtctgactgaccgactgactaccacctttttgtatacggtatttcatttgt harbors:
- the LOC110523513 gene encoding calcium/calmodulin-dependent protein kinase kinase 2 isoform X1; protein product: MFPCVSSWPSAEPPSPCGHAPQPTHTHTQPLLCSGPAPTMNPHPHPVPDYMESLIVVTEYEPKGGEEVEDMDSSETPEPGAPLFRTPSCDQLSHAVGRPVALFPKPEEHRGRLNLSDRKLSLQERSQTASSPCGSPGLNGHFIYPSLPYSPITSPHSSPRLPRRPTVESHRVSITDLQDCVQLNQYKLKDEIGKGSYGVVKLAYNEDDNTYYAMKVLSKKRLMRQAGFPRRPPPRGAKAAPEGPPQPKGPLERVYQEIAILKKLDHPNVVKLVEVLDDPGEDHLYMVFELVKQGAVMEEMPTDKPLNEDQARFYFQDLLRGIEFLHYQRIIHRDIKPSNLLVGEDGHIKIADFGVSNQFEGADALLTSTVGTPAFLAPETLSETRKNFSGKALDIWAMGVTLYCFVFGVCPFMDERILSLHQKIKTQPVELPEHADISDDLKDLLLKMLDKNPESRISIPQIKVHPWVTRHGAEPLPLEDDNCSMLIEVTEEEVENSVKHIPSLATVILVRTMLRKRSFGNPFDWGRQRTEDRGTSLSAPGHMLTKGRAANVRYCYIHSNQRRKQASMEGMRSMDLPFVGEDEALS
- the LOC110523513 gene encoding calcium/calmodulin-dependent protein kinase kinase 2 isoform X2, with amino-acid sequence MFPCVSSWPSAEPPSPCGHAPQPTHTHTQPLLCSGPAPTMNPHPHPVPDYMESLIVVTEYEPKGGEEVEDMDSSETPEPGAPLFRTPSCDQLSHAVGRPVALFPKPEEHRGRLNLSDRKLSLQERSQTASSPCGSPGLNGHFIYPSLPYSPITSPHSSPRLPRRPTVESHRVSITDLQDCVQLNQYKLKDEIGKGSYGVVKLAYNEDDNTYYAMKVLSKKRLMRQAGFPRRPPPRGAKAAPEGPPQPKGPLERVYQEIAILKKLDHPNVVKLVEVLDDPGEDHLYMVFELVKQGAVMEEMPTDKPLNEDQARFYFQDLLRGIEFLHYQRIIHRDIKPSNLLVGEDGHIKIADFGVSNQFEGADALLTSTVGTPAFLAPETLSETRKNFSGKALDIWAMGVTLYCFVFGVCPFMDERILSLHQKIKTQPVELPEHADISDDLKDLLLKMLDKNPESRISIPQIKVHPWVTRHGAEPLPLEDDNCSMLIEVTEEEVENSVKHIPSLATVILVRTMLRKRSFGNPFDWGRQRTEDRGTSLSAPGHMLTKQASMEGMRSMDLPFVGEDEALS
- the LOC110523513 gene encoding calcium/calmodulin-dependent protein kinase kinase 2 isoform X3, whose product is MFPCVSSWPSAEPPSPCGHAPQPTHTHTQPLLCSGPAPTMNPHPHPVPDYMESLIVVTEYEPKGGEEVEDMDSSETPEPGAPLFRTPSCDQLSHAVGRPVALFPKPEEHRGRLNLSDRKLSLQERSQTASSPCGSPGLNGHFIYPSLPYSPITSPHSSPRLPRRPTVESHRVSITDLQDCVQLNQYKLKDEIGKGSYGVVKLAYNEDDNTYYAMKVLSKKRLMRQAGFPRRPPPRGAKAAPEGPPQPKGPLERVYQEIAILKKLDHPNVVKLVEVLDDPGEDHLYMVFELVKQGAVMEEMPTDKPLNEDQARFYFQDLLRGIEFLHYQRIIHRDIKPSNLLVGEDGHIKIADFGVSNQFEGADALLTSTVGTPAFLAPETLSETRKNFSGKALDIWAMGVTLYCFVFGVCPFMDERILSLHQKIKTQPVELPEHADISDDLKDLLLKMLDKNPESRISIPQIKVHPWVTRHGAEPLPLEDDNCSMLIEVTEEEVENSVKHIPSLATVILVRTMLRKRSFGNPFDWGRQRTEDRGTSLSAPGHMLTNPGWKILDFLLFLENLGI